GTAGCTTTTTTATTCCTGAAATTATCATGTCGTCGTACAAAGTCCATTATCCCCCGTGATTGCTTAGAGTAACCACTAATAAACCAAACACAAATTTAATTGATTCGTGACCAAGTGAATATGGAGATTATTAGACGGACCTGAGAGATCAAATCAGGTTGTCGTGTTAGGCTGTCATGACTGACCCGtaatccaaaatttggttgaagaAGATGTAACTAGACCCAAAATTTCAATGAGATCTTTTTTGGATGTTTTGGTAGATTTCAAACAAAGCAACATGATATTTTTGGCATCCGCATTTAGCTCCTGATCTTGGATACCTCTGATTCAGATGCTGTTTGTATCGGCAGAAATTTTATAGCAGACAAAACTGCAAACAGGATTAAATGAGTCGTATACTTGGATGTTTTGTCACAGCTCACGCAAAGTAATCAAGTACGTAGGTGGTTTTAAGCAGCATAAGCTAAATTTACAAACCGTTTATTATTTTTCTAACTCAATAAAATCCTATGAGAATCTAACTCATTACATCTGAATTTAACTTATTATTATGCTACGTTTAATACTTCTGAGTCAGATACATCacaaaaatattaaagaaaatcaAACAATAAAGAGAATCAAGGGACCAGGTCTGATAAACATAGATGGGATCAATATTTTTTGATGGAGAAAATTGGTGAAAGATGTATCATCATTTGAATATAGAGACATCAACCTAATTAATGTTTCATGGGAAACATATTTGTATGCAGTAGCAATGTGGCATCATAGACCCTGACAAGGTCTAGTTTCCCATCCTTTTCCATCAGGACATATATATGGTGGGGGTCATTGTTTTCGTGACATTTGTGGGAATTCATTTTAGTCCATTGAATTTTCAGGTTTTGTCCAAGCATATGTACACTTCTTTGTCATCACAATTAGACTAACACCTACGCATGAGAAAAGTGATTAATATCATAGTATTGTGCACAGTTTGTTTCATGAAATTATCAATGGCATTGGATATTGATTGTCAGGTATCTCTTCTAcgtagaaaagaagaaaaaaaggtgaTCTTTATAGAGGTTAAGGGCGTAAGATGACTATTACACTTGCCAACTGGCTCCTCAAATCTGCTTAAAATCCAGGCTCCATATATGGCTCGGTGTTCTACATCTATCTCTGTGCTAGCTCCGAAAAATGAAAGTATAGCCCTATTCCCACACGGATTGTTAATTTAGAACCACACTATTGTttaaaaagaatgaatgaaaagtGAAAAAGAGAGGAGTAAAAGCAGATTCCTTAGTGTACCTTATATTGGCTCCAACTGCTATAAATTTTTTAACCTATGCACATTATTTTAGATACCTTTAGGCAGCAGTAAGAACTATTTATTTTGAAACGAAAACAAAAGTACATAGTACCATATTTCATCCATTAAGAAGGGGAATCATTTTGTGTGCTCTTACTGCCTGTTGTATATATGCATGATTTCTGCAACTTTGTGCTGAGAGCTTTTGCATACAGTGAGTAGTGAACCAgaggaagaagggaagcaacaTAATGGAGGTTGATGAGCAAGGTTTCTTAGAGGAATTACTGAGCTTAAGGAGAGAAAGTTGGGAAACCTTTCCTCCACAAATGAATGCCACTACTGATGATGAAATGATGATGCTGTCCAATGGATGGAGTACTTTCAATTGCTTCAACGAGATGATGATTACTAATAACCCGCAAAGTTTGCATTGTTTCCCACCGAGTCCGTCATTGTTCGGAGAAATGTCTTCGACAAAGTCACAACTCGATCTTGTTTCTTCATTCAATGAAATGAGTGTCCCATTTGGAGAAGATCTTAGCTTTATATTGCCAGAGATAGACAACTTCACTTTTGAGCAAAAGCAAGATGCAGTACCAACTCCATGGTTCATAGAGCAACAGGATGATCAAATAGTTTTACCTAGTCCTTTATTATGCAATGATCATCAACCTCAAAAGCTAATCGAAGATGAGAACAATGACACAAATCTTAAACTTGAGCAAGTTCATCAAGCTAGTGCTAGTGAGATTCAAGTATTTGAAACGGGTTTAGAGAGAAAGACGACTAAGGTGAAGAAAGTTGAAGGACAACCATCAAAGAATCTAATGGCGGAAAGACGGCGAAGAAAACGACTAAATGACCGCCTTTCGATGCTCCGTTCCGTTGTTCCTAAGATTAGCAAGGTAATTAATTAACTCACAGTATATATGTACTAATGAACTCAAATAATCTCAAATATGTGAAACTAGGGTTACGTTTCTCTTAATTAACAGATGGACAGAACATCTATACTTGGAGATACTATTGATTACATGAAAGAATTACTTGATAGAAtcaaaacattgagaggagaaatcGCTGAAATGGGTGGTTCAACAAACAATTCAATGGATATCTTTAAGGACATCAAGTCAAAGGAGATTCTCATAAGAAATACTCCCAAGGTATGCTCACATTATATTTTTGTTAGTAGAGTACTACTTGTGCCAAAAATTATAGCCGAAACCCGGACTCTAAATCGAACAATCTTGCATGAACACTTTTTAGTTTGAAGTAGATAGGAGGGAAATGGATACTCGAGTCGAGATTTCATGTGCAGGGAAACCAGGGTTGTTACTGTCGACCATGACTGCCATTGAAGCATTAGGACTTGAGATTCAACAGTGTGTTATAAGCTGTTTCAGTGATTTTGCAATGCAAGCTTCATGTTCAGAGGTAAACATATATAATACTAGTCATATAGTGCTTAATTATCTTGACTAGTCCATTCAACATTGTTGAGCTAACTTTAATGTTTGTATATTCATTGATAGGAATTGgagcaaacaaaaataataagctCTGATgaaataaaacaagcattattcATTAGTGCAGGTTATGGAGGAAGATTTCTTTAGAGACACACCAACAGATGTAGTAGTACGACTCGATTTCTCCGGTTGCGTTTGTTTTTTGCTGAGTTTTTGCACATAGTTGCATCTGAATTTGACTCGATCTGAGTGTGACCCATAATTAGACTCATTTTAACTCGGCCATATGGGGAAAAAAAATTTATCATGTATATCATATCGTTTTTGTTAAATTAGATGAATTTTGACAAACTGAGGGTTCTCCAACCTAACTTATACATCTCGGAGTTTTGAGTCTAATTTCATGTCGACTTAGACCTGAGTCAAATTTTGATGCCGAGTCAGTAAAAAACAAACGCGGCTTCTAagtgtattattttatttttccctgTAATAGTTTCCAATTTTTACTAATAAGTGAATGTAATCCCGACGAGGGGCATCACATTTTTTTTCCTAGGATAATAATTTGATGTTCTATATAAGGAGAGATTGTTTTACAGTACCCTGCTCTTTGCTGTTTTTAGATATTTGTAGGGCATATCTAGTTTGAACAAGTGATTAAAGTACTCGTTTTTTATCTGAAACCCCACGAACAATAATGAATCAAAACTTCAATGAGTTTGAATTTTTAGGTTGAATTCTGTTTAATTTGGTATCTAATCTTCTTTTCATGATTAACTATTGTTTCTAAAGTTAATTTTACTGTTAAATTAAACTCATTCGAAGTGAAATTACACTTTCTTTCATTGTACTAATGTTTTGTTGTTAGTCATATGATTGTTTTAACGGGGCTTAACCATATAGAGATTATGAATCTTGGTATTACCAGATGTTTCTTTAGTAGAACAAAAAAGTTCGTTTATGAAACAGATTtttgatgaggttcaaccatGTAGAGACTCGAAATTTATATGTTTTTCTACTAAAAAAGCCAAGTTCGTTTAATGTTGATACTACAATTTAAATTTCAAATTAAGAGTTTCTTGATACTACTTGTTTAAAGAAAAGACGACCGTTTCTCAAACTTTACTTCCTGCAGCAATAATCAaaaattttattttgattaaGGATAATGATGAGTTAATTTTGTAAAAGCAGCAGAAACATGAATGGGTGCATATGTTCGGGTAACAATATGTTTTGAAAGTACATCAATTACAATGACTTGACCCCAATGTGTGATGTGCATACGGACAAAAGAATTTTACTTTTGTATGGTCAAGTAAATCAGTAAATGTCACTTTTTTGCTGCAGCGGATAAGGCTAGCTAGCATATCTTTCTTTTGATACGTAAAGATTGAATCACTTTTGATGTAAAATATATTTGACTGACCTGTGATTGACTGATTCTTTTTGATTTATTACATACTTTAAACGGAGGGTTCAGTTATGTGGTAAATGGCTTAGCCTGCAACTAGACTAGATAGTCTGCCAGACTAATGCACCTTACTTAACTATAAGAAGCCCCCTTTATGTACAactcagatgttttttttttctttttgaagcatgatATTTATTAAATACATTACTGAGGGGTTATTACATGAGGGTATATGATACCCCAAAATTCATCAATTACAACATCATATTTTAGCACAGTGTGAGTGGAAATCTTCGAATCGGAGTTGCACCGGTGGTGGATGTCGGAGTCGAAGGTCGAAAGACCTTCGGTCAATGCTTTCCACACGAAAAACAGTATTTTTGATGGACATAACAATATCCATAAGAACTTGGTTGATGATAGAGGGATCCGATGCAATTGAATGAAGTTGTTAGTCCGGAATTTGCACCCATATGTTGAGGAGTTCTTCCCGTGTGTTATCTGTCTGTCTTCCTTTTGTTTAACTTGATCCATATCGACTATAGCTGGAGGAGTTCAATCTGAATCTGAAGCGAGGAAGAAAGGATGGTCTAAACTAACTATTAGATTATCCAAATTAACTAAGCTAATTATTAAGACAAGACGGTTCTGGACCAGGACTAAGAACTAAAATACTTAATTAGAATAAGATCTAATTAAGTTTACAATTatagataaacaaagaaaatagaCTTCTAAATACACCAAGTAAACTAAATTTGGACACAACAGACTACTATATACTAATAATGTCGAGAGACTAATTAGAAGGTGGTTGTTCCACCGGCCCGTTGGCATCCAATCAGGATTTGTTGCTTGCTCTTGTGAAAATGGTGGAGCAATTTCTTGGTTTCCTTAAAACTGGTTATCAAAAGGATGATAAGGTTATCGTTGGTGCGACTTGCTGTGAAGAAAACTTTAGATTTCAAGTTTGTTGGCTGGCTTCGAAGTTCAAATAAACACGAAGGAGATGATGCACAAAGAGCAGAATAGTCCCAGATTTCACCGCTGATGCACGAAAGATGTCCAAGCAGATACTTGGGGAAGGCAAATCTTCAAGCTAAGGTTTATCAGGAGGCTATACCGGGTTAAGGAAAATAAAAACCCTTTTTCAGAAAACTCCAATTCAGGCAAAACTAAAACAAGGTCCCCTAACTTCAGCATAAAAGATGTTTCACAAGAAAAATGCATATTTGGTCTTAAGAAATACAACAATCCAGATAACAAAGTGAAACCAAGCAAGGAAACTGAATTCCAAAATATatgataaataaataaacctaccTTGAAcattcaaaaaatcaaaacaacaGGCACTAAAACACAAGAACATAGGAGGCCTGCACCGGATAACCACCTTTAATCTTCAAAAACAAACACACCAGACACTAAAAACATAAGAGTCCTGTATCGGATATGAACCCACcaacaaatcaaaagaaaaaaaccatACTGAGTTGTGAATCAGTTGGAATTCTAGTGGTTGGGGAAAATTAACAAACTTGCAGAGAGACACAAAACAGGTTCAAGGAGAAACTGGATTAAAATTAGACCAgacggcttttttttttttgtaaatcttgACCAAAAGACTTGAATTAAGGGGAAAACAACAGATGGTAAAGGGGTTCACTTGGATTAACAATCTTGTGAAAAGCAAAGACAAGGGTTTTGATTTATCGAATTAATTAGGGCAAAACTCTAATTAGAAACAGGTTAAAACATCTTGCCAAATAATTCGATAAGAGCAAACTGGAGTTAAATTCGAACATACCACAGAAGAATCAGCCGCATACCCGAGCTTCTATACTGACGAAGCTTAAATCAGCAAACTTGTAGAAGAAATTGTTACCTGAAAACTTGAAAGGAATAATCGATTATCAAACTAGAAGAACCAGGATCTGGTAAGGAATCTCGAAGTAAATCAGATCTGATAAATCTTTCTTGAATATCTATTCAATACAGCAACAACATAGCAAAAACGAGAGAGGAACCAAGAATCACATAGGATATATGAGCAGCAACGGTCGAATTGGTGCGGTAGAGCCGGTGAAACAGAGGTTTAGTTGTTGATTTGAGGTTGAATCATGGTGATATTGAAGGGGTTTCGATAAAAACTTGAAATGGAGACGGTGTTGAATGTGAAAGCGACTCTCATTGAAACGGCTTTCGTAGAAGTGTTGAAACGCTTAACCCAGATGTTTATATGTCCTACGTTGCAGATTTGTCTCTCGTAAAATGGTAAAGTTATTAGATGATCACACCGCTACCTCAAATCTGAAACCGGTCAGTAACGTATTAGTAATGACGTTTAAAAACAAAACGTAAATCTAAAGTTCTCGGGTAATTGACATTCTCATAAACACCGGTAAAGATAAAGTCTGGAAGAGTTAGGAATTTGGCGCCTTTACTTAGAAATCAATTACACATTATGTAAACGTGTGTGCTATATACAATATAATCCCTATAAAATAATAACGTCGGAACCGGCAAAATTTATCAATTTAACGCGATATTAAATAATCGCATAAattataattattaatttatccaAGTCTTGtagaatttttataaaaaaatcaaaaaaatgaacCAACACACCTTATTCATCATGCAAATAttgaggttacggttgatggttACTAATTTATTAGATACTAATCTTTAGTGGAATTTAGTGAAAGCTAATTGCATGGATGACACCGCGTCATAGAATCCAAGTGAAGATTTAGATAATGAACGCACTAAAGAATTGCAAAATTTGATCAATGGGAATTTCTTTTAAACTACTCTTTTCAGATTTGTTGACTGACAAAGAAATAATTGAGAGTGTCACGGGAAAAGACGAAAGTGATGATGTGGAATTCGAATATGAAAGTGTAATTATAGAGCCACCTTCTCGTGAAAAAGCTATCAAAACTGCGAAGATACCGAATAGGTTTTTATAGCGTCAGGAAACGACAACATCAAAAACTCTTCTAATGTTGAGAAAAATCCAACATGAAATTCCATGTGACATCAATTTTAAGAAAAACCAAGTTACAATTGAACCAGTCTTTACCAAATTAGCATAAATATAAGACTAAATTTATATAAATTGGAGAGTTATTAATTTATATGTTGGAAGAGACCTATAGAAAGctcaaaaaaattattattttataaatttagcgaattattaatttagcaCGTTGGCCTCGACTCGGGACTggtaaaatttattaatttatcgtgattattaatttatcgcggaTTAATTTATATGGGTTCTACCGTAGTTTGTATATGGGTTGAATGCCCCAGTCCAATAATTCTACCCAATATAGGGCCTTTGGGAAAAAATATATGGAAAGATGATTATAGCCCATTCAGAGGTCCCCAAGAAGAGGGAGAATCAGTTACTAAGAATATCAGGTACATGTTCAAACCTTGAAGTTACGaattctagaaaaaaaaaagagaattagtTACTAAGGAGACCAGGTACATATTCAAACCTGGAAGCTAgagatcctaaaaaaaaaattggtttggaCCAAGATGAACCTGGAGAGCATGTGTGCAGATACATAGTCCAAATGTATCCAGACAAATACTGAACTGGATACAATTCCTCCACAACCTATAAATAGAAGTGGAATTTCAGCTAGAAAGGTACACATTTTCTAATACCTTTCTCTCCACTAAACCTTGCTTAGAGCtcttactcattgaggcatcATAATGTCCTTGCAGGTACCCCACCCCCTTCATTCATCAATAATATTTAGAAAGCTAAGATCATTGGAGATCTAAGTTGGAAACTCTTCGTCAACAAGAAAGCATCACAAGAAAACTATGAGTCATCTAAATAGTCTACAATTCATCCATCAGGTATAAATATTGACT
This is a stretch of genomic DNA from Papaver somniferum cultivar HN1 chromosome 1, ASM357369v1, whole genome shotgun sequence. It encodes these proteins:
- the LOC113335312 gene encoding transcription factor bHLH93-like — protein: MEVDEQGFLEELLSLRRESWETFPPQMNATTDDEMMMLSNGWSTFNCFNEMMITNNPQSLHCFPPSPSLFGEMSSTKSQLDLVSSFNEMSVPFGEDLSFILPEIDNFTFEQKQDAVPTPWFIEQQDDQIVLPSPLLCNDHQPQKLIEDENNDTNLKLEQVHQASASEIQVFETGLERKTTKVKKVEGQPSKNLMAERRRRKRLNDRLSMLRSVVPKISKMDRTSILGDTIDYMKELLDRIKTLRGEIAEMGGSTNNSMDIFKDIKSKEILIRNTPKFEVDRREMDTRVEISCAGKPGLLLSTMTAIEALGLEIQQCVISCFSDFAMQASCSEELEQTKIISSDEIKQALFISAGYGGRFL